A part of Odontesthes bonariensis isolate fOdoBon6 chromosome 23, fOdoBon6.hap1, whole genome shotgun sequence genomic DNA contains:
- the sox8a gene encoding transcription factor SOX-8a yields the protein MTEKNRSLSDHPCSPAGSDVSITQHGSDSECPTSPAGFDAHGAASPPGITRKPESCPEDERFPACIRDAVSQVLKGYDWSLVPVPSHGERGPKNKPHVKRPMNAFMVWAQAARRKLADQYPHLHNAELSKTLGKLWRLLSETERRPFVEEAERLRLQHKKDYPDYKYQPRRRKSAKLGQADCIPRLVQQQHGFCKTEPGLARMNATGGAHQHYYSNRPGQPHGPPTPPTTPKIDLHLGSKHESPAHPPSRQNIDFSNVDISELSTDVICNMDGFDVHEFDQYLPPNSHGTTLLTPMETSNPSGSFVPHGAHAHTDGILHFTAKAQELHEVGTQGPQIKTEQMSPGHYSSSPSSSTPPLSHQLQYTSLSSGACPSSTSSSSSPANQSDYTELQSSSFYSAFSGYPASLYQYPYFPSSGRSYATPLINSLALVPPQHSPPSGWEQPIYTTHTRP from the exons ATGACCGAGAAGAATAGGTCATTAAGTGATCATCCGTGCAGTCCAGCGGGCAGCGACGTCTCCATTACACAACACGGATCGGACTCGGAGTGCCCGACGTCTCCTGCTGGGTTCGACGCGCACGGGGCAGCGAGCCCACCGGGGATTACGCGCAAACCGGAGAGCTGCCCAGAGGACGAGCGGTTCCCCGCCTGCATCCGTGACGCGGTGTCGCAGGTGCTGAAAGGTTACGACTGGTCTCTGGTGCCCGTGCCGAGTCATGGGGAGCGAGGGCCGAAGAACAAACCGCATGTGAAACGGCCAATGAACGCGTTCATGGTTTGGGCGCAGGCGGCGCGGAGGAAGCTGGCGGACCAGTATCCCCACCTGCACAACGCAGAGCTCAGCAAGACGTTGGGCAAACTGTGGCG GCTTCTCTCTGAAACAGAGAGGCGTCCCTTTGTGGAGGAGGCTGAGAGGCTGAGGCTGCAGCACAAGAAAGACTATCCAGACTACAAATACCAGCCTCGGAGGCGCAAGAGTGCCAAACTGGGCCAAGCGGACTGCATACCCAgactggttcagcagcagcacgGCTTTTGTAAGACAGAACCTGGCTTGGCCAGAATGAATGCCACAGGGGGGGCACACCAGCATTACTATTCAAACAGGCCAG GTCAGCCTCATGGTCCTCCGACTCCTCCTACTACCCCTAAAATTGATCTGCACTTGGGGAGCAAGCACGAGAGCCCTGCTCATCCTCCCAGCCGTCAGAACATCGACTTTAGCAACGTGGACATCTCAGAGCTCAGCACTGATGTCATCTGCAACATGGATGGCTTCGATGTCCATGAGTTCGACCAGTACCTGCCTCCAAACAGCCACGGCACCACTCTTCTAACCCCGATGGAAACCAGCAACCCCTCTGGTTCATTCGTCCCACACGGTGCCCACGCTCACACTGATGGCATCCTGCACTTCACAGCAAAAGCCCAAGAGCTGCATGAGGTTGGCACTCAGGGACCACAGATTAAAACTGAGCAGATGAGTCCCGGTCACTACAGCTCCTCACCCTCCTCCTCTACTCCTCCTCTGTCACACCAACTTCAGTACACTTCCCTGAGCTCCGGCGCCTGcccttcctccacctcctcctcctcgtctccTGCCAATCAATCAGACTACACTGAACTTCAGAGCTCCAGCTTCTACAGCGCATTTTCTGGTTATCCCGCCAGTCTGTATCAGTACCCATACTTTCCCTCATCTGGCAGGTCTTATGCCACGCCGCTTATCAACAGCCTGGCCTTGGTGCCACCTCAGCACAGTCCTCCCTCTGGCTGGGAGCAGCCTATATATACTACACACACCAGGCCTTGA